From the genome of Candidatus Thermoplasmatota archaeon:
AAGAAGCAAAGAAGTTCATTCTCAAGATCATCGAAGAGAGCAAGCTGCCCGTTGCGGTCTCCTACAGTGGTGGGAAGGACAGCCTGGCAACGCTCCTCCTCGTACTCGAAGCTGGCATCAGGCCAAAGCTCATCTTCGTTGACACTGGTCTGGAATTCGAAGAGACGAAGAGAAACGTCGTGGAGACCGCAGAGATTCACAATCTTGAGCTCGTCGTTGAGAGCGCGGGCGAATCGTTCTGGAAGAACCTGGACCACTTCGGTCCTCCGGCAAAAGATTTCCGGTGGTGTTGCAAGACATGCAAACTCGGACCCGCGACCCAGCTGATACAGAAGAACTTCCCCGAGGGAGTCCTGTCGTTCATCGGTCAAAGGGCTTACGAGTCTCAGCAGAGAGCGGAGAAGAGCAAGGTCTGGCGGAACCCTTGGACTCCCAACCAACTCGCCGCGTCACCGATACAGAAATGGTCCGCGCTTCATGTCTGGATATACCTGTTTTCAAAAGGCGCGAAAGTGAATCCTCTGTACGCTGAGGGGCTGGAGAGGATCGGGTGCTTCATGTGTCCAGCCACAGATCTGGCCGAGCTCAGGAAGGTCAGGGATATCAGCCCACAGTATGCGCGCTGGCAAGGATTCCTTGAGGAGTTCGCTGAAAAGAACGGGAGGCCCTCAGCGTGGCTCGAGTATGACCTCTGGCGCTGGAAGAGGATTCCCAAGTCCGTACTCGACGAGCTCGCCCCGATAGGGGAGGGAATATCGGCGTTAGCCATTCCGGCTCCGGAGTCCGCCCAACTCGAATTCAGGAGCACAAGCGGCTACAGTCCCTGCGTCGAGGGTCTGAGCATGGAGGGCGTGTTCAGCAGACCACTCCCCATGGACAGGGTCGCCAACATGCTCAGCATAATTGGCCCAGTCACCACGTCACCAGACATGAACATCGCCGAGGTCCGGTCGATCACGGTCTTCTCCGAGGGTCCGGTGATGGTCAAGGCCAGGGACGAGAATGAGCTCCGAGAGAAAGCATCCATGCTCAGGGAGGTCGTCTTCCGGGCGGTCAACTGCGCGGGATGCGGGATATGTACAGTCAGATGCAAGAACGGTGCACTTCATCTAGATGGACAGGTCATTATTGACCTAAAGAAGTGCAATCATTGCGGCGCCTGTCTTGGCCCTTGCCCAGCAGTCAAGTTCCGTGAAGACGAGTTGGATATCTAGCGGAGAATCGCTTTCAACGCGCCTGTCACTTCGGAGGCGCGTGCTCCCCATGGCACTATTGCCACATCCCCCTTGACCTCGTGTCCCTCCTTCACCTTGCAGCATTTTATGAGAAGAGGTCCCTTCAGGCCTTTCTCCCTGGCTATGTCCTGGGGACACATGTTTATCATGTCGGGCTCGACGCCGTAGATCGCCTTGAATATCCTCGCCGAGAGGCTGCAGCCTATCAGAGTCACTTGTCCAAGCTCCTCTTGTGTGAGTTCCGGGGTCTCATCCAGATAGAGAACTCGTTTCCCGTGCACAAGGCCAGAGGCTCTGCAAGGGAACATAGTGATCGCTGAGGACGCACTCTTCGCCAGATCATTTAGGTCGACCTCTTCCGTCCTGAACCTCACATACATGTTCTGGAGATCGGTCTCGAGGGAGCTCGTCACCAGGCCAACCAGCTTTGAGGGGCTCGGCGGAACCACATCGAATACTGTCAGCTCATACGGTGGCTCATCAATGAAGAATGAGACGTGCTCTGCCTTTCCCTTCACGACGATGCATTTGGTCCCCGCCTTTTCGCGTAGTGCACCCATTGAGCTGGCTGACAGGACGTCTTTGGTCGGATCTTCCACGAATCGAGTGTCGTGAGGAAGGGACAGAATATGGACTGACGCAATCTCCTGGAGAACATCGTTCGACGGCTTTCTCACAATCAGAGCCACCGCCCAATCACTCCCCGAGTTGAAGACGTAATATCGGGTCCGGATGTACGCCCTCTTTCCTTTGAGGAACGATTTGATGCTCTCCTGGGTCAGCTCGAAGTTGACCTTCTTGACGCTGACTTCCTTGCAGTGCTCTGGGAACATGTGGACCTAACGAATGGCCTAGAGTATCGAAGCCTATAATAATCATTGCCGAATGGCAGGCTGGCCCCAGGGACCTCAGATTCAAATACGGAGGCCAACAATTGACCAGTCGTAATGAAGCACGATGAGACAGGTCGATTGATCGAGTTCAGAGAATTCCAAGATGGCGTCGTCTACTCCATCCTCAGCAGAGAGTGGACGAAACGTTGAGAGGTTGTCCTGATTCGGATATCCCGTCCACAGGACGTCTCAACGTCACAACAACCTTCTTTAACCCCGTTCGGAATATCCGAAAGGTCGTGTGAATGAAGGGCTTCCTGGTCCTAGAGGATGGGACAGTTTTTGAGGGGGAGGCCTTCGGTGCTCGCAAGGAAGTCCTTGGAGAGGTCGTTTTCGCTACAGGGATGACGGGGTACCAGGAGTCTTTGACGGACCCGTCCTATTGCGGTCAGATACTCGCGGCGTCATATCCGTTGATCGGCAACTACGGAGTGAACGACATCGATTTCCAGTCCACCAAGGTCCAGGTTTGGGGCTATGTTGTAAAGGAAATATGTGAATCGCCCAGCCATCGTGACTCGCGGACAACAATCCACCAACTGTTGATCGAAAACGGGATTCCAGGGATCTCAGGCGTCGACACGCGCTCACTTATCAGACGGCTTCGCAACTTCGGAACGATGAAAGGTGGGATCTCCACGGCCGACCCAGAACGACTGCTGGGAAGAATCCGTGGAATGAGGCATCCCGAAGACACCAACTTGGTCGCCAATGTGAGCACCAAGAAGATCGTGCGGCATGATCGTGGGAAGCCAAAGACCGTCGCTCTGTTCGACTGTGGGCTCAAATCGAACATCATCGAGGAACTCAGTCAAAGGTTCAATGTCATTCAGCTGCCGTTCGACACCACTGAGAAGACTGTGAGAGATCTCGAGCCGGACGGGATCTTCATATCCAACGGCCCAGGGAACCCGGCACACCCCGAGATCATGGCGTCCACAGTGGCTACGCTCGGGGAGCTGAAGGAGGACTTCCCCATGATGGGCATCTGCCTCGGCCATCAGCTTCTCTCGTTGATGTTCGGTTCAAAGACCTACAAGCTCAAGTTCGGCCACAGGGGAATCAATCAACCGGTCAAGTTCGAGGGTAAGGTGTACATCACATCGCAGAACCACGGTTTCGCCGTAGACCCAGTATCCGCTGAGGAGGCAGGTCTTGAGATCACCGTCACAAACCTGAACGACGGGACGGTAGAGGGAATGCGACATAGAGAGCTGCCGATCTTCTCAGTGCAGTTCCACCCCGAGGCCCATCCTGGTCCTCAGGACACGGGCTTCCTGTTCGACCGGTTCAGGAAGATGCTGGAGGGAGCCTGATGCCGAAGAGGACGGATCTGAAGAAGCTGATGGTGATAGGTTCGGGTCCAATCGTCATAGGACAGGCGGCGGAGTTCGATTTCTCCGGTTCGCAGGCGAGTCGGTCATTGAGAGAGGAAGGCTACACTACGGTCCTGGTGAACTCCAACCCGGCCACCATCCAGACAGACCTCGAGATTGCAGACATCGTATATGTGGAGCCTCTCAACATCGAGACCGTCACGAAGATCCTCGAGAAGGAGAGAGTCCAGGGCATCCTCTCAGGAATGGGCGGCCAGACAGCTCTCAACTTATGTTCTGAACTTGCGGAGAATGGGACTCTCGAACGATTGAAGGTGGAGTTGCTAGGGAGTCAGCCAAGGGCGATAGCGTTGTCCGAGGACCGGGAGCTGTTCAGGAAGACCATGCTAGACCTGAGAGAACCCATCCCGAAGAGCAAGACGGCTAACTCGGTGGAAGGAGCCAAGAATGCCGCGCAAGAGATAGGTGGTTATCCGGTTCTTGTGCGGCCCGCATTCACACTCGGAGGAACCGGAGGAGGGATAGCCCACGACGAGCAGGAGCTCGAAGACATCGCAGGCAGAGGCCTGGCTTATTCGAGGATCCATCAAGTCCTGATCGAGGAAAGCGTCATCGGGTGGAAGGAGTTCGAGTACGAGGTGATGCGCGACTCGAAAGACAACTGCATAATCGTCTGCAGCATGGAGAACCTCGACCCGATGGGAGTCCACACGGGCGATAGCATTGTTGTTGCTCCTGCCCAGACCCTGAGCGATCGGGACCATCAGATGCTCAGAAGAGCGACGATCAAGATCATACGCGCCCTGGGGATCGAAGGCGGAGCGAACATTCAGTTCGCGGTCCATCCGAAGACAGGAGAGTATCGTGTCATCGAGGTGAATCCGAGGGTTTCAAGGAGTTCCGCGCTGGCATCCAAGGCGACAGGGTATCCCATCGCCAGAGTGGCTGCGAAGATCGCTGTCGGACGTACTCTGGACGAAATCCCCAATGCGATAACGGGAAGGACATGCGCAGCGTTCGAACCTTCCATAGACTATGTCGTGGTGAAGATTCCCAGGTGGCCATTCGACAAGTTCAGGACCGTTGACAGGAGACTCGGGACTCAGATGAAAAGCACCGGCGAGGTCATGGCCATCGGGAGGAACATCCAAGAGGCGCTCCTGAAAGCCGTGCGGTCTCTCGAGATCGACAGGGTCGGTCTTGAGCCTGAGAAATGGTCCGATGAGGAGATTGCGAAGGAGCTGGCGGATGCCACCGACGCCAGGTTGTTCATGATTGCGGAGGCTCTGCGAAGAGGTGTCTCTCAGGAGAGAGTATGCGCGCTCACAAACTGGGACCCGTTCTTCGTCAAGAAGCTCATGGAGATCATTGAAACAGAGAGCATGCTGAAGAAGCGCCTGGACGATGGTACGTTGAGGCTCGCGAAGAGGCTCGGCTTCAGTGACGAATACATTTCACTCCTCACGGGAAAGGAAGAGCGGACAATCAGAAACCAGAGGACATCGAAGGGAATTGCTGCAACCTACAAGATGGTCGACACCTGCGCAGCGGAGTTCGAGGCCACCACACCGTACTTCTATTCCACATACGAATCAGAGTGCGAGGCGAGACCTTCCAGCAACAGGAAAGTGATCGTGGTCGGCTCAGGTCCGATACGCATTGGCCAAGGGATAGAGTTCGACTATTGTTGCGTCCACGGAGCCATCGCCCTGAAGGAAGAGGGGATCGACGCCATAGTCATCAACAACAATCCCGAAACGGTCTCGACAGACTTCGACATCTCTACCAGGTTGTACTTCGAGCCCATAACGGTCGAAGACGTCCTGAACGTGATAGAGAAGGAGGACGCGGACGGGGTGATCCTCCAGTTCGGCGGGCAGACATCCATCAACCTTGCGCTCCCCCTCCAGAAGGAGCTGAAAGGAAGGAAGACGAAGATACTGGGGACATCTCCAGACTCGATGGACCTCGCAGAGGATCGGAAGAAGTTCGCGAAGCTTATGGACGAGTTGGGGATCCGCCAGCCGAAGTCCGGGACCGGCCTCTCGTTCGATGAGGTAAAGAACCTCGCCCAGGAAATCGGCTACCCGGTGCTGATAAGACCCAGCTATGTCCTCGGCGGAAGGGCCATGGAGATCGTATACAACGAATCGGAGCTGGAGACGTACATGAAGAGTGCTGCAAAGGTCTCCAAGAAGCGCCCCATTCTCGTCGACAAATACCTCACGCACGCGATTGAAATCGATGTGGACGCGGTCTCCGATGGGACAGATGTCTACATCGGGGGGATTCTCGAGCACATAGAGGAGGCCGGTGTTCATTCAGGGGACGCAACGATGGTCCTGCCGCCACAAACCTTGAAACCTGACGTCTTGAAGGAAATCAGAAGGGTCACGAAGGAGGTCGCGCTCGCGCTCAAGACAATAGGCCTGATGAACCTCCAACTGGCGTACAAGGACGGCGAGATATTCATGCTTGAGGCAAACCCGAGGTCAAGCAGGACCGTGCCGATCATCTCGAAGGCCACTGGTGTGCCGCTCGCAAAGGTTGCCACGAAAATCATGCTGGGAAGGACTCTGAAGGATCTCGGACTCCAGGGCGAGGCAAAGATCAAGCATGTCGCGGTCAAGGCATCGGTTTTCCCCTTTCTGAAACTGCCTGGAGTGGACAGCATCCTGGGTCCTGAGATGAAGTCCACAGGAGAGGTCATGGGCATAGACACGTCCTATCCAGCGGCAGTGTGGAAGGCGCTCGTCGCTTCGGGCCAGAAACTCCCCATGAAAGGGAAGGTGTACATCAGCGTCGCGGACGTCGACAAGAAATCTGCAGTGGACCTTGCTAGGAGACTGTCATCAATCGGATTCTCGATATACGCCACCAAAGGCACGACGGATGTCCTCAGGTCCAAGAACATCGAGGCAACTTCCGTGCACAGAATATCAGAGCATGGCTCTCCTGACGCGCTCTCGCTGATGCGCCAAGGCAATGTGCAGCTGGTAATCAACACACCGACAGAGGCGTCGGGTGCCAGAAGGGATGGCTACATGATGCGCAGGCTGGCCGTTGAGCTGGAGATTCCGATCTTCACGACGATTCAGGGTGCGAGGGCCGCAGTCATGGCCATGGAGCATGCCGTGAAGAAGGAAATGACCGTCAACGATCTATCATTCTTCCACAACTTGAGCTAGGGGCGGGCGGGACTCTCTCACCAGTTGATAGCGGGTTCCTTGCCAAGTCTCCGCATGACATTCGCATGCTTCGCACATAGTTTTCCAGATGATATCTGGGACCCGATGAGATCCTCCTGCCAGTGAGCGTTGAACAGGCGGCATCTCTTATTGTCGCAGAATGGCTGCAGAGTGAGATGGAACAACACCCCTTGGAGAGCCAGCCCTTTCAGGACCTCCGTGGTCTTTGGCGAACCGTAGTCGATGAATCGTCCCTCGAACGCCTTCTTAAGCTCCTGAAGCTGGACATCCCCGGCTCCTTGCAGTTCCATGCCTTGCTTCATCAGGTAATACTCACGCGGTTTGGCAGGGGCTTCCACTATTCCAGGGAGTGACACAATGCTCGGAAAGCCGCACACGATCGTCCTGAGATGGTGCCTAAGGTCATCGGTCGAGTATGTAGACACAAGCCTGTCCGTCAGAATGATGGATACGTGCTCACGCAGGTCCTGGGGACCGAGGATTGAGGTGAACAGATCCTCGAGTCTCCGACCGTCATACACTATCCCGCCAATCCTAGCTTCGCCGAGGACGGTGCGCCGTTCGTAGTCGATCTCTCCGTACATCGGCTCGAATGATTGCTCGGCCTTGTTCGGGTCCTTCATCCGAGCCGAGGCGAATCTCTCAGAAATCCGCTCAATGCACTTCTTGCGAACTGAAGTAAGGATACTAGGTCTGATGCGAAACCTGACCGAAGGGAAGAGGTGTTCGAGGAAGGATGCGATCTCCTCGAAATCAACATCCGTTGACTGTTCGGGAGAGTGGATGTCCACATATCTGAGCAGTCTCTTCTCAGAGCTTCTTGAGGTGCTTGTACGCGACATCAGCTCCCCGCCTGCCCGACAAGAGCATCGAGCCGAAAGTCGGGCCCATCCTAGGCAGGCCGAAGGTCGTTGAGACCGCCATGCCCGTCACTATGAGTCCGGGATGGCAGAAACCGGTGTGTTCGACCACAGCGTCTTCGCTCTTCTCAATCCACATCGCACCGAACCCGGGCGTCTTGATAAGACCGCGCTCCTCGAGCTTCTTGACGACCATGGCATCGTGGCCTGTGGCATCGATGACCAACTTGGACTCCAGAGCAACGGGATCTACACAGGTGATCTGCCTCGGGAGCGCTCCAACAGGCGTCCAGTTAACGACTGCGCCAGCGACCCTGTTCTTTTCGCGGAGCACGACATCATCGAACGATACCATGTTGAGGACGCTGACGCCCGCCTCACACGCCGATGCAATGAGCTTCGCGCAGGCCAGAGGACCAGGGGTCATGTACAACCCCTTTTCGTACATCTTGTACTTCACCTCGAGCTCATCCAGTATCTTCTGTGCGGGCGCTCTGACGGTAATCGTGTTCATGAGGAATCCGCCGATCCAGAAGCCGCCACCGAGGTAGTTGTTCCTCTCTACGATGAGCACCCTCACCTTCTTCAGTGCGAGGTCGCGCGCCGCCATGAGCCCGCTCGGACCGCCGCCGATGATTATGACATCTGTTTCGGCAAAGCCGTCCATGTCTTTGGCGAACTGAGAAATGATTGCGCGCGTCACTGAACTTTCGGACGATTTTTCGAAGATCGGCATCTGCTTTCACCAGACCGTGGAGTGCGCAAACCAGCTTCCCGAATATAAGGGTTGTCCCTCGACACTTGGACAAGCTTGGAGGATGCGGTCTGGTATGTAAGGCACAAGGCATATGCACCCTGTTCGAGATAGCATTGCATGCGGAGCGGAGCTGGAATCTTGTCTAGCCCCGCGAACGAGAAGACCTGGCTCCGCTCCCACAACGATTCCAGGAGAGATGAAGAGGATGGATATAGACCCAATATGCAAGATGGATGTGGACCCGAACACAGCTAAGTGGAAGTCGACCTACAAGGGCAAGGAATACTACTTCTGTGCCCCTGGCTGCAAGAAGGCATTCGACAAGAATCCCGACAAGTACGCCTGAGAGAGACCTCGGTTAGTGCTGATGGACGGGGTGCTCTTGAGTCATCGGGAATGCACCGCCTGCGGACTTCTTCAACTTCTCGTACTTCTCCCTGTAAAGTTTCTCACAAACGCTGCAGCAGAGGTAGTGGTATTTCCCGTCCAGCTTGATCTTCACTCCCTCGTCCTTCATCATGTGACCGCAGTAGTAACATCTGATCAGAAGACCAGCTTCGTCAGTGAGGGCGGCCCTTGGGCTCTCCTTCGGGACCCTCATCACCATGGAGTTGTCCATCTTGACGATCTCAGGCACCTGAGCAAGAGACTCCAGGAACCGCTGGTACTTGATCTGATTGTAGAACGAGAGTATACACAGGATTCTTGAGTCGGACAGAACGTAAATCTGTCTTACTATCTCATCCTCCGTTATTCTCATGACCACCTTGTCGAGATCGGAGGGCTTGGATTCTAGGACCAATGCGACCGAGATCTGGCCCAGCATGTCAGCGTCCAGCATCGTAGAATAACCTCTGATAAGGC
Proteins encoded in this window:
- a CDS encoding AsnC family transcriptional regulator, whose product is MSLNLDDVDRKILRELQQDGRASFRDISARIGVSTPTVSSRVQAMLDVGLIRGYSTMLDADMLGQISVALVLESKPSDLDKVVMRITEDEIVRQIYVLSDSRILCILSFYNQIKYQRFLESLAQVPEIVKMDNSMVMRVPKESPRAALTDEAGLLIRCYYCGHMMKDEGVKIKLDGKYHYLCCSVCEKLYREKYEKLKKSAGGAFPMTQEHPVHQH
- a CDS encoding sulfide-dependent adenosine diphosphate thiazole synthase, coding for MPIFEKSSESSVTRAIISQFAKDMDGFAETDVIIIGGGPSGLMAARDLALKKVRVLIVERNNYLGGGFWIGGFLMNTITVRAPAQKILDELEVKYKMYEKGLYMTPGPLACAKLIASACEAGVSVLNMVSFDDVVLREKNRVAGAVVNWTPVGALPRQITCVDPVALESKLVIDATGHDAMVVKKLEERGLIKTPGFGAMWIEKSEDAVVEHTGFCHPGLIVTGMAVSTTFGLPRMGPTFGSMLLSGRRGADVAYKHLKKL
- the carA gene encoding glutamine-hydrolyzing carbamoyl-phosphate synthase small subunit — its product is MKGFLVLEDGTVFEGEAFGARKEVLGEVVFATGMTGYQESLTDPSYCGQILAASYPLIGNYGVNDIDFQSTKVQVWGYVVKEICESPSHRDSRTTIHQLLIENGIPGISGVDTRSLIRRLRNFGTMKGGISTADPERLLGRIRGMRHPEDTNLVANVSTKKIVRHDRGKPKTVALFDCGLKSNIIEELSQRFNVIQLPFDTTEKTVRDLEPDGIFISNGPGNPAHPEIMASTVATLGELKEDFPMMGICLGHQLLSLMFGSKTYKLKFGHRGINQPVKFEGKVYITSQNHGFAVDPVSAEEAGLEITVTNLNDGTVEGMRHRELPIFSVQFHPEAHPGPQDTGFLFDRFRKMLEGA
- a CDS encoding YHS domain-containing protein, producing the protein MDIDPICKMDVDPNTAKWKSTYKGKEYYFCAPGCKKAFDKNPDKYA
- the carB gene encoding carbamoyl-phosphate synthase large subunit encodes the protein MPKRTDLKKLMVIGSGPIVIGQAAEFDFSGSQASRSLREEGYTTVLVNSNPATIQTDLEIADIVYVEPLNIETVTKILEKERVQGILSGMGGQTALNLCSELAENGTLERLKVELLGSQPRAIALSEDRELFRKTMLDLREPIPKSKTANSVEGAKNAAQEIGGYPVLVRPAFTLGGTGGGIAHDEQELEDIAGRGLAYSRIHQVLIEESVIGWKEFEYEVMRDSKDNCIIVCSMENLDPMGVHTGDSIVVAPAQTLSDRDHQMLRRATIKIIRALGIEGGANIQFAVHPKTGEYRVIEVNPRVSRSSALASKATGYPIARVAAKIAVGRTLDEIPNAITGRTCAAFEPSIDYVVVKIPRWPFDKFRTVDRRLGTQMKSTGEVMAIGRNIQEALLKAVRSLEIDRVGLEPEKWSDEEIAKELADATDARLFMIAEALRRGVSQERVCALTNWDPFFVKKLMEIIETESMLKKRLDDGTLRLAKRLGFSDEYISLLTGKEERTIRNQRTSKGIAATYKMVDTCAAEFEATTPYFYSTYESECEARPSSNRKVIVVGSGPIRIGQGIEFDYCCVHGAIALKEEGIDAIVINNNPETVSTDFDISTRLYFEPITVEDVLNVIEKEDADGVILQFGGQTSINLALPLQKELKGRKTKILGTSPDSMDLAEDRKKFAKLMDELGIRQPKSGTGLSFDEVKNLAQEIGYPVLIRPSYVLGGRAMEIVYNESELETYMKSAAKVSKKRPILVDKYLTHAIEIDVDAVSDGTDVYIGGILEHIEEAGVHSGDATMVLPPQTLKPDVLKEIRRVTKEVALALKTIGLMNLQLAYKDGEIFMLEANPRSSRTVPIISKATGVPLAKVATKIMLGRTLKDLGLQGEAKIKHVAVKASVFPFLKLPGVDSILGPEMKSTGEVMGIDTSYPAAVWKALVASGQKLPMKGKVYISVADVDKKSAVDLARRLSSIGFSIYATKGTTDVLRSKNIEATSVHRISEHGSPDALSLMRQGNVQLVINTPTEASGARRDGYMMRRLAVELEIPIFTTIQGARAAVMAMEHAVKKEMTVNDLSFFHNLS
- a CDS encoding phosphoadenosine phosphosulfate reductase family protein; this translates as MGAIILGKIHLRWCDSCNLPVLEQASCGICGGKTRQVELTPPGDARPAFESDITRIRKLIDDQFGKGVGRAVIPDGRIVLLNKAPDIDRMDEIILDGEVVGAVRFILLDGERFLPRPISAERIAPHVKKSWVRIDPVAAEAVRMKKASTLAVGVLECDREIEPGKEVLVLDQEGGAVSVGVAKMSSSEMMAHKRGTAVKTRWSVSGMPSKTIQKAAGWGDVIAANREVISRRVQEAKKFILKIIEESKLPVAVSYSGGKDSLATLLLVLEAGIRPKLIFVDTGLEFEETKRNVVETAEIHNLELVVESAGESFWKNLDHFGPPAKDFRWCCKTCKLGPATQLIQKNFPEGVLSFIGQRAYESQQRAEKSKVWRNPWTPNQLAASPIQKWSALHVWIYLFSKGAKVNPLYAEGLERIGCFMCPATDLAELRKVRDISPQYARWQGFLEEFAEKNGRPSAWLEYDLWRWKRIPKSVLDELAPIGEGISALAIPAPESAQLEFRSTSGYSPCVEGLSMEGVFSRPLPMDRVANMLSIIGPVTTSPDMNIAEVRSITVFSEGPVMVKARDENELREKASMLREVVFRAVNCAGCGICTVRCKNGALHLDGQVIIDLKKCNHCGACLGPCPAVKFREDELDI